The following are encoded in a window of Rubellicoccus peritrichatus genomic DNA:
- a CDS encoding L,D-transpeptidase gives MDNYYANIIAKCGELSTEPTEDVVHVSIGEQKLRHYQAGHLVRDYTISTGRKPPSCVENSLGTPTGLHFIDEKIGDGAPVGMIFKGRVAQGKTFNQLTAEENEPNLITSRICWLRGLEDGINAGAGVDTHDRYIYIHGTNHEERLGTPDSHGCVLLSNAEMIQLFDLLPCGTKVLIEF, from the coding sequence GTGGACAATTATTACGCCAACATTATCGCCAAATGCGGCGAACTGTCAACGGAACCAACGGAAGATGTGGTTCATGTCTCAATTGGCGAGCAAAAACTCCGCCACTACCAGGCAGGGCATCTTGTGCGGGATTATACCATATCGACTGGTCGCAAGCCACCGTCTTGTGTTGAGAACTCCCTTGGGACGCCGACGGGCCTGCACTTTATCGATGAGAAAATTGGCGATGGAGCACCAGTTGGCATGATTTTCAAAGGACGAGTAGCCCAGGGGAAGACTTTTAATCAGCTCACAGCCGAGGAAAACGAGCCCAATCTCATCACAAGTCGTATCTGTTGGTTACGCGGACTGGAAGATGGAATCAACGCAGGCGCTGGCGTTGATACACACGATCGCTACATCTACATTCACGGAACGAATCATGAAGAGCGTTTAGGGACGCCTGACAGCCACGGATGTGTTTTGCTAAGTAATGCCGAGATGATTCAGTTATTTGATCTTTTGCCTTGTGGCACGAAGGTGCTGATCGAGTTTTGA
- a CDS encoding aspartate-semialdehyde dehydrogenase, translating to MSYRVGIVGATGAVGQELIDLLYARNFPMESLTLLASSRSAGKTITRGDKSWTVELACPEAFDNLDIAIFSAGGSTSTDLCPEAAKRNCVAVDNSSAFRMDPNVPLVVPEINAEAVRGHQGIIANPNCSTAVALMGLWPLHELFGLKRFFASTYQAASGAGAAAMAELEDQVRSWVKGEPMKAEQFPHQLAFNLLPHVDKFFEDGYTKEEHKMLNESRKIMNLPELRASTTCVRVPVLRAHSIAINAEFERPVDVVKAREAISGFAGADLCDEPAENRYPMPIDFSGKEKCGVGRIRIDSALDNGLALWVVGDQLWKGAALNAVQIAEALVKLDAVAVSV from the coding sequence ATGAGTTATCGAGTCGGAATAGTCGGTGCCACAGGTGCCGTGGGTCAAGAATTGATCGATCTACTCTATGCGCGGAATTTCCCCATGGAGTCGTTGACGCTGCTGGCGTCCAGCCGTTCGGCGGGTAAAACTATTACCCGTGGCGACAAATCATGGACCGTCGAGCTGGCTTGCCCGGAAGCCTTCGATAACCTCGACATTGCTATTTTCAGTGCTGGTGGTTCCACTTCGACCGACCTCTGCCCGGAAGCCGCCAAGCGCAACTGCGTCGCGGTTGATAACAGCTCTGCTTTCAGGATGGACCCGAACGTCCCACTCGTCGTTCCGGAAATCAACGCTGAGGCTGTTCGTGGACATCAAGGCATCATTGCCAATCCGAATTGCTCAACCGCCGTTGCCCTGATGGGACTCTGGCCGTTGCATGAGCTGTTCGGCCTCAAGCGCTTCTTTGCCTCAACCTATCAGGCTGCATCCGGGGCCGGAGCCGCCGCCATGGCCGAATTGGAAGACCAGGTCCGCTCATGGGTAAAAGGCGAACCAATGAAAGCTGAACAATTCCCGCATCAGCTGGCTTTCAACTTACTACCTCACGTCGATAAGTTCTTTGAAGACGGTTACACCAAGGAGGAGCATAAAATGCTCAACGAAAGCCGCAAGATCATGAACTTGCCGGAGCTTCGTGCTTCTACCACGTGCGTCCGGGTACCAGTGCTTCGTGCTCACAGTATTGCAATCAATGCCGAGTTCGAACGTCCAGTCGATGTCGTCAAGGCACGTGAGGCGATTAGTGGATTCGCCGGAGCGGATCTTTGTGACGAGCCAGCGGAAAACCGTTACCCTATGCCGATCGACTTTTCCGGAAAGGAAAAATGCGGCGTTGGGCGCATCCGTATCGACAGCGCACTGGACAATGGCCTGGCCTTATGGGTCGTCGGTGACCAGCTTTGGAAAGGTGCCGCTCTCAACGCAGTGCAAATCGCCGAAGCCCTGGTTAAACTAGATGCGGTTGCAGTAAGCGTTTAA
- a CDS encoding MotA/TolQ/ExbB proton channel family protein: MENIFTGAGVFLYPLALCSILALFIIVERLTALRTRKILPKDLVDKFVTGEVLDLDGDHDSVGGRILFFYQLNRPDPDALKAFASLETTRLERGMFILDIVVGAAPLLGLLGTVTGLIQVFAGIDAESGMPDPTLFMQGIALALTTTMLGLAIAIPALVGNSYLTRRVDMLTAQINVGVERMIDLAKTRAKADLKA; this comes from the coding sequence ATGGAAAATATTTTCACAGGGGCCGGAGTATTCCTCTATCCACTGGCATTATGCTCAATCCTCGCGCTATTCATTATCGTAGAGCGGCTGACTGCATTGCGGACAAGGAAGATCCTGCCAAAGGATCTGGTGGACAAATTCGTGACGGGCGAAGTGCTGGATCTTGATGGCGACCACGACTCAGTCGGCGGACGCATACTCTTTTTCTATCAGTTGAACCGACCTGATCCGGACGCCCTGAAGGCTTTTGCATCGCTCGAAACCACTCGTCTTGAACGTGGGATGTTCATTCTCGATATCGTGGTTGGTGCCGCTCCTTTACTTGGACTACTGGGCACGGTTACTGGTCTGATTCAAGTTTTTGCGGGAATTGACGCGGAAAGCGGAATGCCCGACCCGACCCTTTTCATGCAGGGAATCGCCCTTGCACTGACCACGACCATGCTTGGGCTGGCCATCGCCATTCCTGCACTGGTTGGCAACAGCTACCTGACCCGTCGTGTCGATATGCTCACTGCCCAGATCAACGTCGGTGTAGAGCGCATGATAGATCTGGCCAAAACCAGGGCCAAAGCCGATTTGAAGGCGTAA
- a CDS encoding biopolymer transporter ExbD translates to MNLKKHRRKAEINIVPLIDVLIVLIFFFIMTMQFRNMNVLNITPPTMETAGKSTNTEQITVGISPEGEFYVNNEIMAEEAIPEFFVEAAKQDPKPSILLMADEDVPLKHVTFIMDQSRKANMDKVRLQTR, encoded by the coding sequence ATGAATCTGAAAAAGCACCGCCGGAAGGCAGAGATCAATATCGTTCCGCTGATCGATGTGCTGATCGTACTCATTTTCTTCTTCATCATGACGATGCAGTTCAGGAACATGAATGTGCTCAACATAACTCCTCCAACAATGGAGACGGCGGGAAAAAGCACAAACACCGAACAAATTACGGTTGGGATCAGCCCTGAAGGCGAATTTTACGTCAATAACGAGATCATGGCTGAGGAGGCGATTCCCGAGTTCTTCGTTGAAGCCGCCAAACAAGATCCCAAACCCTCGATTCTGCTTATGGCCGACGAGGATGTGCCGCTCAAACATGTTACTTTTATCATGGACCAGTCCCGCAAGGCGAATATGGACAAAGTGCGTCTGCAGACCCGCTAA
- a CDS encoding sugar phosphate isomerase/epimerase produces the protein MPRPVTLFTGQWADLSLEELAPRVAEMGYDGLELACWGDHFEVDKATNKKYFKEKWEILADNGLTCYSISNHLVGQAVCDNIDERHKAILPAYVYGDGKPEGVRKRAAKEMIATAKACRKFMDAKPDSLPGGFPAVVNGFTGSSIWHLLYSFPPASPKMIADGFADFGKRWKPILDAFDKVDVNFALEVHPTEIAFDIASAQKAIEAVKGHKRFGFNYDPSHLGYQGVDYVKFIREFADRIYHVHMKDVWWGHGDGTVGVFGGHTEFGDHRRYWDFRSLGHGDIKFEDIIVALNDIGYAGPLSIEWEDIRMDRFHGATEAAEFTRSVDFPTSNVAFDAAFDKENQ, from the coding sequence ATGCCTAGACCAGTTACATTATTCACCGGCCAGTGGGCCGACCTCTCACTCGAAGAACTCGCACCGCGCGTTGCTGAAATGGGCTATGATGGCCTTGAGCTCGCCTGCTGGGGTGATCACTTCGAAGTCGATAAGGCCACGAACAAAAAGTATTTTAAGGAAAAGTGGGAGATCCTCGCTGATAACGGACTGACCTGCTATTCGATCTCCAATCACCTTGTAGGCCAGGCGGTCTGTGATAACATTGACGAGCGTCACAAAGCAATCCTGCCAGCCTATGTTTATGGAGACGGCAAGCCGGAAGGCGTCCGCAAACGCGCTGCCAAAGAAATGATCGCGACAGCCAAGGCTTGCCGTAAATTCATGGACGCAAAGCCCGACAGCCTTCCCGGCGGTTTCCCAGCTGTGGTGAACGGCTTCACAGGCTCATCCATCTGGCACCTGCTCTACTCTTTTCCGCCAGCAAGCCCCAAAATGATTGCCGACGGCTTTGCCGATTTCGGCAAACGCTGGAAGCCAATCCTGGATGCTTTCGACAAGGTTGATGTCAACTTCGCCCTCGAAGTCCACCCGACCGAAATCGCCTTCGATATCGCCAGTGCTCAAAAGGCTATTGAGGCAGTCAAGGGCCACAAACGCTTTGGCTTCAACTACGACCCAAGTCATCTCGGCTACCAAGGTGTCGACTATGTGAAGTTTATCCGGGAATTTGCAGACCGTATCTACCACGTGCACATGAAGGACGTATGGTGGGGGCATGGTGACGGGACCGTTGGCGTATTTGGAGGCCACACTGAATTCGGTGATCACCGCCGTTACTGGGATTTCCGTTCTCTCGGACACGGTGATATTAAGTTCGAAGACATCATTGTTGCCCTGAACGACATCGGCTATGCGGGTCCGCTCTCCATTGAATGGGAAGACATCCGTATGGATCGTTTCCATGGAGCAACTGAAGCAGCTGAGTTTACACGTTCAGTTGATTTTCCCACCAGCAACGTCGCCTTCGACGCAGCTTTTGACAAAGAAAATCAGTAA
- a CDS encoding Gfo/Idh/MocA family oxidoreductase: MALNRKLRMGMVGGGQGAFIGAVHRMAANLDGKIELVAGCFSSDPKKSKASGKELFLSSDRIYTNYEEMAKTEAALPADKRIDFVSIVTPNHMHFPVAAAFLKAGINVVCDKPMTFDLAEAKQLRTIAKRSKKVFALTHNYTGYPMVKEARDIVSKGKIGKILKIVAEYPQGWLIDAIENDDQKQAAWRTDPKRAGASCCMGDIGTHAENLGRYITGLEIDEICAEFTTFVPGRKLEDDGNCLIRYKGGAKGILFASQISAGEENNLNIRIYGTKGSLEWFQEHPNELVMKFQDKPRQIIRRGNGYVSKAAAGSSRLPAGHQEAFLEAFANIYVAASDAIADEVQGKFPRKSGYDFPGIEDGVYGMAFIETVVKSAGTKQKWTKFPKV; the protein is encoded by the coding sequence ATGGCACTTAATAGAAAATTACGCATGGGCATGGTCGGTGGTGGCCAGGGAGCATTTATCGGAGCCGTTCACCGCATGGCGGCAAACCTAGACGGCAAGATCGAGCTCGTAGCAGGTTGCTTCTCCAGCGATCCTAAAAAATCAAAAGCTTCCGGGAAGGAGCTCTTTCTCTCCAGCGACCGCATTTATACCAACTATGAGGAAATGGCTAAAACAGAGGCCGCCCTGCCCGCAGACAAACGGATCGACTTCGTGTCCATCGTCACTCCGAACCACATGCACTTCCCGGTTGCGGCCGCTTTCCTCAAAGCTGGTATCAATGTGGTCTGTGACAAACCAATGACTTTCGACCTGGCCGAGGCCAAGCAGCTGCGCACCATCGCCAAACGCTCCAAGAAAGTCTTTGCACTGACCCACAACTACACTGGCTATCCAATGGTCAAGGAAGCCCGTGATATCGTCAGCAAAGGCAAGATCGGCAAAATTCTTAAAATTGTCGCAGAGTATCCGCAAGGCTGGTTGATCGACGCAATTGAGAACGACGATCAGAAACAAGCCGCCTGGCGCACAGACCCAAAACGCGCAGGTGCTTCCTGCTGCATGGGCGACATCGGCACACATGCCGAGAATCTAGGGCGCTATATCACCGGTCTTGAGATCGACGAAATCTGTGCCGAGTTCACCACCTTTGTCCCAGGCCGCAAGCTCGAAGACGACGGCAACTGCCTCATCCGCTACAAAGGCGGAGCCAAAGGCATTCTTTTTGCCTCTCAGATTTCTGCTGGCGAAGAGAACAATCTCAACATCCGCATTTACGGCACCAAGGGTTCACTCGAATGGTTCCAGGAGCACCCGAATGAATTAGTCATGAAGTTTCAGGACAAGCCACGCCAGATCATTCGTCGTGGCAATGGATATGTATCCAAAGCTGCTGCCGGCAGCTCACGCCTGCCAGCCGGCCACCAGGAAGCTTTTCTTGAAGCCTTCGCCAACATTTACGTCGCCGCCTCAGATGCAATTGCCGACGAAGTTCAGGGCAAATTCCCGCGCAAGTCCGGTTATGA